A DNA window from Gorilla gorilla gorilla isolate KB3781 chromosome 6, NHGRI_mGorGor1-v2.1_pri, whole genome shotgun sequence contains the following coding sequences:
- the TWIST1 gene encoding twist-related protein 1, which produces MMQDVSSSPVSPADDSLSNSEEEPDRQQPPSGKRGGRKRRSSRRSAGGGAGPGGAAGGGVGGGDEPGSPAQGKRGKKSAGCGGGGGAGGGGSSSGGGSPQSYEELQTQRVMANVRERQRTQSLNEAFAALRKIIPTLPSDKLSKIQTLKLAARYIDFLYQVLQSDELDSKMASCSYVAHERLSYAFSVWRMEGAWSMSASH; this is translated from the coding sequence ATGATGCAGGACGTGTCCAGCTCGCCAGTCTCGCCGGCCGAcgacagcctgagcaacagcgaGGAAGAGCCAGACCGGCAGCAGCCGCCGAGCGGCAAGCGCGGGGGACGCAAGCGGCGCAGCAGCCGGCGCAGCGCGGGCGGCGGCGCGGGGCCCGGCGGAGCCGCGGGCGGGGGCGTCGGAGGCGGCGACGAGCCGGGCAGCCCGGCCCAGGGCAAGCGCGGCAAGAAGTCTGCGGgctgtggcggcggcggcggcgcgggcggcggcggcagcagcagcggcggcgggAGTCCGCAGTCTTACGAGGAGCTGCAGACGCAGCGGGTCATGGCCAACGTGCGGGAGCGCCAACGCACCCAGTCGCTGAACGAGGCGTTCGCCGCGCTGCGGAAGATCATCCCCACGCTGCCCTCGGACAAGCTGAGCAAGATTCAGACCCTCAAGCTGGCGGCCAGGTACATCGACTTCCTCTACCAGGTCCTCCAGAGCGACGAGCTGGACTCCAAGATGGCAAGCTGCAGCTATGTGGCTCACGAGCGGCTCAGCTACGCCTTCTCGGTCTGGAGGATGGAGGGGGCCTGGTCCATGTCCGCGTCCCACTAG